A genomic region of Leptolyngbya sp. FACHB-261 contains the following coding sequences:
- a CDS encoding DUF4365 domain-containing protein — translation MTKLPKRTKSQRIGVSAADLLSSVFAEFCNIIPIPQDRDFGIDFICEIMQGEHPTGRLFNIQCKGKEEANVEGNSITLPIKVTTLNHWLLQPNPTFLIIVDCQNSVFYWSFPQDFLSSLNKNWQKQQTVSIPVPLENHFEQDVNALPIQLVSIVNSQASAAPQNGDYLGTLSLADAVNRAIDYGLYVLRAPFQRPFQYIGMPIADAARAVSSKPNEVGNIIIDSEQAHMLLEAEGILLVM, via the coding sequence ATGACCAAGTTACCTAAACGTACTAAGTCTCAGAGGATTGGTGTAAGTGCTGCTGATCTCCTGAGTTCTGTTTTTGCCGAATTTTGCAACATTATCCCCATTCCTCAAGATAGAGATTTCGGCATTGACTTCATTTGTGAAATCATGCAGGGAGAACACCCAACTGGAAGGTTGTTTAACATTCAATGTAAAGGGAAAGAAGAAGCCAACGTAGAAGGGAACTCAATCACACTTCCCATCAAAGTAACAACTCTCAATCATTGGCTGCTTCAGCCAAATCCAACATTCTTGATTATTGTTGATTGTCAAAACAGCGTGTTTTATTGGTCTTTTCCTCAAGATTTCCTCAGTTCACTTAATAAGAACTGGCAAAAACAACAAACAGTTTCAATTCCAGTTCCTCTTGAAAACCATTTTGAGCAAGATGTAAACGCCTTACCTATCCAGTTAGTTTCAATAGTTAATTCACAGGCATCTGCTGCTCCTCAGAATGGTGATTACCTTGGAACATTGTCACTTGCTGATGCTGTAAATAGGGCTATCGATTATGGATTATATGTACTGAGGGCACCTTTCCAGCGTCCTTTTCAGTATATTGGAATGCCTATCGCAGATGCAGCAAGAGCAGTCAGCAGTAAACCCAATGAAGTGGGCAATATTATCATCGACTCTGAGCAAGCTCATATGCTTTTGGAAGCAG